In a genomic window of Comamonadaceae bacterium OTU4NAUVB1:
- a CDS encoding carboxymuconolactone decarboxylase family protein, which translates to MPRLTLFPTDTMDDAQRAVHDRIVAGPRGRIQGPLRAALHNPELADRWQALGALLRYGTTLPPRLSELAILVTGRACRSPFEWYAHRAEAERAGIEAPIIDALLAQAVPPGLTPQELALHRYAVELNRDRSVCDATYATALAHFGERTLVELTALIGYYTMVAMTLNCHEIPLPEGVAPAFPLPQHEATP; encoded by the coding sequence ATGCCGCGCCTCACGCTGTTCCCCACCGACACCATGGACGACGCCCAGCGCGCCGTGCACGACCGCATCGTCGCCGGCCCGCGCGGGCGCATCCAGGGCCCGCTGCGCGCCGCGCTGCACAACCCGGAGCTGGCCGACCGCTGGCAGGCGCTGGGCGCGCTGCTGCGCTACGGCACCACGCTGCCGCCGCGCCTGTCGGAACTGGCGATCCTGGTCACCGGCCGCGCCTGCCGCTCGCCCTTCGAGTGGTACGCGCACCGCGCCGAGGCCGAACGCGCCGGCATCGAGGCGCCGATCATCGACGCCCTGCTGGCGCAGGCCGTGCCGCCGGGCCTCACGCCGCAAGAACTCGCGCTCCACCGCTACGCGGTCGAACTCAACCGCGACCGCTCGGTCTGCGACGCCACCTACGCCACGGCGCTGGCACACTTCGGCGAACGCACGCTCGTCGAGCTGACGGCGCTGATCGGCTACTACACGATGGTCGCGATGACGCTGAACTGCCACGAGATCCCGCTGCCCGAGGGCGTCGCGCCGGCCTTCCCGCTGCCCCAGCACGAGGCCACGCCATGA
- a CDS encoding amidohydrolase family protein — translation MTAATPTSTPSTPSPTAAGWDCHAHLFGPYARFPLAADRAYTPPEAPLADHAALLARLGLGHGVLVHPSAYGRDHALLLHALAANANLRGVVVAQAGADAPDLRDLRARGVRGARFSHRSGAGANFAGSASLDDLRALAPALADAGVHAELWTDCRALPAIADELRTLPVPVVIDHMGGFDVDAGVDDPGFRALLDLLGTGRVWVKLCAYRNLLGRPDPEAGRPFQRKMIEVNPERLVWGSDWPHLRVTPVPDAAGLLAMFEDWCGDAAVAERILRANPAALYG, via the coding sequence ATGACCGCCGCCACCCCCACCTCGACGCCCTCGACGCCTTCCCCGACCGCCGCCGGCTGGGACTGCCACGCCCACCTGTTCGGCCCCTACGCGCGCTTTCCGCTCGCCGCCGACCGCGCCTACACGCCGCCCGAGGCGCCGCTCGCGGACCACGCGGCCCTGCTCGCGCGCCTGGGGCTGGGCCACGGCGTGCTGGTGCATCCGAGCGCCTACGGCCGCGACCACGCGCTGCTGCTGCACGCGCTGGCCGCCAACGCGAACCTGCGCGGCGTGGTCGTCGCGCAGGCCGGCGCCGACGCACCGGACTTGCGCGACCTGCGCGCGCGCGGCGTGCGCGGGGCGCGCTTCAGCCACCGCAGCGGCGCCGGCGCCAACTTCGCCGGCAGCGCGTCGCTCGACGACCTGCGCGCGCTGGCGCCGGCGCTGGCCGATGCCGGCGTGCACGCCGAGCTGTGGACCGACTGCCGCGCCCTCCCCGCCATCGCCGACGAACTCCGCACCCTGCCGGTGCCGGTCGTGATCGACCACATGGGCGGCTTCGACGTCGACGCCGGCGTGGACGACCCGGGCTTCCGCGCGCTGCTCGACCTGCTGGGCACCGGCCGGGTCTGGGTCAAGCTGTGCGCCTACCGCAACCTGCTCGGCCGTCCCGACCCGGAGGCCGGCCGGCCGTTCCAGCGGAAGATGATCGAGGTCAACCCGGAGCGCCTGGTCTGGGGCAGCGACTGGCCGCACCTGCGCGTGACGCCCGTGCCGGACGCCGCCGGGCTGCTGGCGATGTTCGAGGACTGGTGCGGCGACGCGGCCGTCGCCGAGCGCATCCTGCGCGCCAACCCGGCGGCGCTCTACGGCTGA
- a CDS encoding glutathione S-transferase: MKLHWSPKSPYVRKVMVCAHELGIVDRLELVRSVAAMLKPNPAIMVDNPLSKIPTLVRGDGPPLFDSAVICEYLDAQAGGALFPAGGEARWNALRRHALGDGLLDALILWRNERERAQPLPVLIDAFALKTRAVLALLEGEAAAPGATTPDIGDIAIGCALGYLDYRFGTLAWRTDAPRLAAWFDALGARPSFRATEAAEG; encoded by the coding sequence ATGAAACTGCACTGGTCGCCCAAGTCGCCCTACGTGCGCAAGGTGATGGTCTGCGCGCACGAACTGGGCATCGTCGACCGGCTGGAACTCGTGCGCTCCGTGGCGGCGATGCTCAAGCCCAACCCGGCCATCATGGTGGACAACCCGCTGTCCAAGATCCCGACGCTGGTGCGCGGGGACGGGCCGCCGCTGTTCGACTCGGCCGTGATCTGCGAGTACCTCGATGCGCAGGCGGGCGGCGCGCTGTTCCCGGCCGGGGGCGAGGCGCGCTGGAACGCGCTGCGCCGCCACGCGCTCGGCGACGGCCTGCTCGACGCCCTGATCCTCTGGCGCAACGAGCGCGAGCGGGCGCAGCCGCTGCCGGTGCTGATCGATGCCTTCGCGCTCAAGACGCGCGCCGTGCTCGCGCTGCTGGAGGGCGAGGCCGCCGCGCCCGGCGCCACGACGCCGGACATCGGCGACATCGCCATCGGCTGCGCGCTGGGCTACCTGGACTACCGCTTCGGGACGCTCGCGTGGCGCACCGACGCGCCACGGTTGGCCGCCTGGTTCGATGCGCTCGGCGCGCGACCGTCCTTCCGGGCCACCGAGGCGGCCGAGGGTTGA
- a CDS encoding CoA transferase: protein MTPSQGPLSHVKVLDLSRILAAPWASQILADLGAEVVKVERPGAGDDTRTWGPPFLKDAEGRDTKEAGYYLAVNRGKRSITVNLDSPEGQEIVRALAMRADIVLENYKAGTLARYGLDEASLRRLNPRLIYCSVTGFGQTGPRRDQPAYDFLIQAMGGLMSVTGEKDGRPGGGPQKVGVPIVDLMTGMYTAVSVLAALARRNECGVGDAIDIAMLDVQVATLSNQAMNFLVSGKVPGRNGNAHPNIQPQDVYACADGDVILVVGNDGQFARLCGVLGHPEWRTDERYATNAQRVRNIAGLSAALREAFAGWERAALIAALDAAGVPCGPINDVAEVFEEPQVKARGLLRHVPHPAGVDVPQVGSPMRFAEAPLRVPAAPPLLGQHSDDILDELGYGAARIAALRAAGAI, encoded by the coding sequence ATGACCCCGTCCCAAGGCCCGCTGTCGCACGTCAAGGTGCTGGACCTCAGCCGCATCCTCGCCGCGCCCTGGGCCAGCCAGATCCTGGCCGACCTGGGCGCGGAGGTCGTCAAGGTCGAGCGCCCCGGCGCCGGCGACGACACCCGCACCTGGGGCCCGCCGTTCCTGAAGGACGCCGAGGGCCGCGACACGAAGGAGGCCGGCTACTACCTGGCGGTCAACCGCGGCAAGCGCTCCATCACCGTCAACCTCGATTCGCCCGAGGGCCAGGAGATCGTCCGGGCCCTGGCGATGCGCGCGGACATCGTGCTGGAGAACTACAAGGCCGGCACGCTGGCGCGCTACGGGCTGGACGAAGCCTCGCTGCGCAGGCTCAACCCGCGTCTCATCTACTGCTCGGTCACCGGCTTCGGCCAGACCGGTCCCCGGCGCGACCAGCCGGCCTACGATTTCCTGATCCAGGCCATGGGCGGGCTGATGAGCGTCACCGGCGAGAAGGATGGCCGCCCCGGCGGCGGCCCGCAGAAGGTGGGCGTGCCCATCGTCGACCTGATGACGGGCATGTACACGGCCGTCTCCGTGCTCGCCGCGCTGGCGCGGCGCAACGAGTGCGGCGTGGGCGACGCCATCGACATCGCCATGCTCGACGTGCAGGTCGCGACGCTGTCGAACCAGGCGATGAACTTCCTGGTGTCGGGCAAGGTGCCCGGGCGCAACGGCAACGCGCACCCCAACATCCAGCCGCAGGACGTCTACGCCTGCGCCGACGGCGACGTGATCCTGGTGGTGGGCAACGACGGCCAGTTCGCCAGGCTGTGCGGCGTGCTCGGCCACCCCGAGTGGCGCACCGACGAGCGCTACGCCACCAACGCCCAGCGCGTGCGCAACATCGCGGGCCTGTCGGCCGCGCTGCGCGAGGCCTTCGCCGGCTGGGAGCGCGCCGCGCTCATCGCCGCGCTCGACGCTGCGGGCGTGCCGTGCGGGCCGATCAACGACGTGGCCGAGGTCTTCGAGGAGCCGCAGGTGAAGGCGCGCGGCCTGCTGCGCCACGTGCCGCACCCGGCGGGCGTGGACGTGCCGCAGGTCGGCAGCCCGATGCGCTTTGCCGAGGCGCCGCTGCGCGTGCCCGCGGCGCCGCCGCTGCTGGGCCAGCACAGCGACGACATCCTGGACGAGCTGGGCTACGGCGCGGCGCGCATCGCGGCGCTGCGCGCGGCGGGAGCGATCTGA
- a CDS encoding alpha/beta hydrolase, protein MARETLFVAYGEGDDAVRIEVVAQGRGPAIVILPSLGRDGYEDYDVTAAHLAADGWRVLRPQPRGVGGSTGPMRDVLLPALARDVAEVVERLGAAPAVLVGHAYGNYVARMTAVAHPGAVRGVVLAAAAARDVPPAVRAAPGIAGDATRPEAERLAALRLAFFAPGHDATAWLHGWYPATQALQAASSRGAVTADVWWHAGDAPLLELIPADDPFKPADQWTQLRDAFGAARVVTRVIDAASHALFPEQPAAVARAIADWARALPAVARG, encoded by the coding sequence ATGGCGCGTGAGACGCTGTTCGTCGCGTACGGCGAAGGCGACGATGCCGTGCGCATCGAGGTCGTCGCGCAGGGCCGGGGACCGGCGATCGTCATCCTGCCCTCGCTCGGGCGCGACGGCTACGAGGACTACGACGTCACCGCCGCGCACCTCGCGGCCGACGGCTGGCGCGTGCTGCGGCCGCAGCCGCGCGGCGTCGGCGGCTCCACCGGGCCGATGCGCGACGTGCTGCTGCCGGCCCTGGCACGCGACGTCGCCGAGGTGGTCGAGCGGCTCGGCGCCGCGCCGGCCGTCCTCGTCGGCCACGCCTACGGCAACTACGTGGCGCGCATGACCGCCGTCGCGCACCCGGGCGCCGTGCGCGGCGTGGTGCTGGCGGCGGCCGCCGCGCGCGACGTGCCGCCGGCCGTCCGCGCCGCGCCGGGCATCGCCGGCGACGCGACGCGACCCGAGGCCGAGCGCCTGGCCGCGTTGCGGTTGGCCTTCTTCGCGCCCGGCCACGACGCCACGGCGTGGCTCCACGGCTGGTACCCGGCGACCCAGGCGCTGCAGGCGGCGAGCAGCCGGGGCGCGGTGACGGCCGACGTCTGGTGGCACGCTGGCGACGCGCCGCTGCTCGAACTCATCCCCGCCGACGATCCCTTCAAGCCGGCCGACCAGTGGACGCAGCTGCGCGACGCGTTCGGCGCCGCGCGCGTCGTCACCCGGGTGATCGATGCCGCCTCGCACGCGCTCTTCCCGGAGCAGCCCGCCGCGGTGGCGCGGGCCATCGCCGACTGGGCAAGGGCGCTGCCGGCGGTGGCGCGCGGCTAG
- a CDS encoding protocatechuate 3,4-dioxygenase, giving the protein MPTPSDATATPPGGHARPTAEVVPATATPGHTIGPFFHDAFAWADTPATPDAAAGHALDVVTGTGALWIEGAVEDGGGDPLPAWLVEAWVPQAVAAETAAGLPAPGFRRLPNGPVGRFGFHVPPPAPGQPAAFVTLFGLGLTRHHCTAVFVPGADGTAPAGDLLDAVPSGRRHTLIATPLGGGRHAWTLRTQGPDETVFFDYR; this is encoded by the coding sequence ATGCCGACGCCCTCCGACGCCACCGCCACGCCCCCCGGCGGCCACGCGCGACCCACCGCTGAGGTCGTCCCCGCGACCGCCACGCCGGGTCACACCATCGGCCCGTTCTTCCACGACGCCTTCGCCTGGGCCGATACGCCCGCCACGCCCGACGCCGCCGCCGGGCACGCCCTGGACGTCGTCACCGGCACCGGCGCGCTGTGGATCGAGGGCGCGGTGGAGGACGGCGGCGGCGACCCCTTGCCGGCCTGGCTGGTCGAGGCCTGGGTGCCGCAGGCCGTCGCGGCCGAGACCGCCGCCGGCCTGCCCGCGCCGGGCTTCCGGCGCCTGCCCAACGGCCCGGTCGGGCGCTTCGGTTTCCACGTGCCGCCGCCCGCGCCGGGCCAGCCGGCCGCCTTCGTCACGCTGTTCGGCCTGGGCCTCACGCGCCACCACTGCACGGCGGTGTTCGTGCCGGGCGCCGACGGCACGGCGCCGGCCGGGGACCTGCTCGACGCCGTGCCATCCGGGCGCCGCCACACGCTGATCGCCACGCCCCTGGGCGGCGGCCGCCACGCCTGGACCCTGCGCACGCAGGGCCCGGACGAGACGGTCTTCTTCGACTACCGGTGA
- the pcaH gene encoding protocatechuate 3,4-dioxygenase subunit beta, translating to MRFDAIPEARQPAAIVAAYGSTLRRGPRHAPIAVPCEAATGAGVRFAESAVPPGACDLTDRGAGEPIGQRIVVTGRVLDEDGRPVRRSLVEIWQCNAAGRYTHANDQHHAPLDPNFSGEGRTLTDDDGRYRFVTIRPGAYPWNNHANAWRPAHIHFSLFGNFHAQRLVTQMYFPDDPLIPYDAIINTIPDEAARRSLIARFSMAETISDEALGFVHDIVLRGRGATPFGL from the coding sequence ATGAGATTCGACGCCATCCCCGAGGCGCGGCAGCCCGCTGCCATCGTTGCCGCCTACGGCTCCACGCTGCGGCGCGGTCCCCGCCACGCCCCCATCGCGGTGCCGTGCGAGGCGGCCACCGGCGCGGGCGTGCGCTTCGCCGAATCGGCCGTGCCCCCGGGCGCCTGCGACCTCACCGACCGCGGCGCGGGCGAGCCCATTGGCCAGCGCATCGTCGTCACCGGGCGCGTCCTGGACGAGGACGGCCGTCCGGTGCGGCGCTCGCTGGTGGAGATCTGGCAGTGCAACGCCGCCGGGCGCTACACCCACGCCAACGACCAGCATCACGCGCCCCTGGACCCCAACTTCTCCGGCGAGGGCCGCACGCTCACCGACGACGACGGCCGCTACCGCTTCGTCACCATCCGCCCCGGCGCCTACCCGTGGAACAACCACGCCAACGCCTGGCGCCCGGCGCACATCCATTTCTCGCTCTTCGGCAACTTCCACGCGCAGCGCCTGGTCACGCAGATGTACTTCCCGGACGACCCGCTGATCCCCTACGACGCCATCATCAACACCATTCCCGACGAGGCCGCGCGCCGCTCGCTGATCGCGCGCTTCAGCATGGCCGAGACCATCTCCGACGAGGCGCTGGGCTTCGTCCACGACATCGTGCTGCGCGGACGCGGCGCGACGCCGTTCGGTCTGTGA
- a CDS encoding acyl-CoA dehydrogenase family protein: MFAETSPKTTELLQRLRAFFDQHIHPNEARYNEEMDAFRRQGNPWQVSPLIEELKPLAREAGLWNMFLPHDYAGVPGISNLDYAPLCEVMGRVSWSGEVFNCSAPDTGNMETIERYGTDAHKKQWLDPLLAGEIRSGFLMTEPAVASSDATNIQCTIAREGDEYVINGRKWYSSGAGSPRCKIFIVMGKTDVNAPRHAQQSMVLVPRDTPGVTVVRHLGVFGYDDAPHGHMEVLLENVRVPVSNILLGEGRGFEIAQGRLGPGRIHHCMRSIGAAERALEMMCERLRQRVAFGRPLSEQSIWHERIAESRCLIDQARLLTLNAAHKMDTVGNKAARAEIAMIKVVAPNMSCKVVDWAIQAHGAAGVSQDFWLAEAYAHQRTVRIVDGPDEVHRNAIAKIELAKGLRVSS; encoded by the coding sequence ATGTTTGCCGAGACCTCCCCCAAGACCACCGAACTGCTGCAGCGCCTGCGCGCCTTCTTCGACCAGCACATCCACCCCAACGAGGCGCGCTACAACGAGGAGATGGACGCGTTCCGCCGCCAGGGCAATCCGTGGCAGGTCTCGCCGCTGATCGAGGAGCTCAAGCCGCTGGCGCGCGAGGCCGGCCTGTGGAACATGTTCCTGCCGCACGACTACGCGGGCGTGCCCGGCATCTCCAACCTCGACTACGCGCCGCTGTGCGAGGTGATGGGGCGCGTGTCGTGGTCGGGCGAGGTCTTCAACTGCTCGGCGCCCGACACCGGCAACATGGAGACCATCGAGCGCTACGGCACCGACGCGCACAAGAAGCAGTGGCTCGACCCCCTGCTCGCCGGCGAGATCCGCTCGGGCTTCCTCATGACCGAGCCGGCCGTGGCCTCCTCGGACGCCACCAACATCCAGTGCACCATCGCGCGCGAGGGCGACGAATACGTCATCAACGGGCGCAAGTGGTATTCGTCCGGCGCCGGCAGCCCGCGCTGCAAGATCTTCATCGTCATGGGCAAGACCGACGTGAACGCGCCGCGCCACGCGCAGCAGTCGATGGTGCTGGTGCCGCGCGACACGCCCGGCGTGACGGTGGTGCGGCACCTGGGCGTGTTCGGCTACGACGACGCGCCGCACGGCCACATGGAGGTGCTGCTGGAGAACGTGCGCGTGCCGGTCTCCAACATCCTGCTGGGCGAGGGACGCGGCTTCGAGATCGCGCAGGGCCGCCTCGGCCCGGGCCGCATCCACCACTGCATGCGCTCCATCGGCGCGGCCGAGCGGGCGCTGGAGATGATGTGCGAGCGCCTGCGCCAGCGCGTCGCCTTCGGCCGGCCGCTGTCGGAGCAGTCGATCTGGCACGAGCGCATCGCCGAGTCGCGCTGCCTGATCGACCAGGCGCGCCTGCTCACGCTCAACGCCGCCCACAAGATGGACACCGTGGGCAACAAGGCGGCGCGTGCCGAGATCGCGATGATCAAGGTGGTCGCGCCCAACATGTCGTGCAAGGTGGTCGACTGGGCCATCCAGGCGCACGGCGCGGCCGGCGTGAGCCAGGACTTCTGGCTCGCCGAGGCCTACGCGCACCAGCGCACGGTGCGCATCGTCGACGGCCCGGACGAGGTGCACCGCAACGCCATCGCCAAGATCGAGCTGGCCAAGGGCTTGCGCGTTTCCTCATAG
- a CDS encoding enoyl-CoA hydratase/isomerase family protein: MDDLTQLRCRLDAHVATLTLDAPPVNALTRVLNDELTLALDRISEMDEVRVVVLTGAGKVFCAGADLKGRAAVIKGPGDLPAHSRRTRECFHAIRECAKPVICAINGAALGSGLAMAASSDILIASERASLGLPEVDVGLLGGCRHAMRLFGHSRLRRMMLTGLRVSGAELYRLGIVEACTAPEDLMPTALEMAAVIASKSPVSTRLGKHTLNVIEDMSLRDGYRYEQDMTAMIGRTDDAKEAQRAFAEKRAPVFTGR; the protein is encoded by the coding sequence ATGGACGACCTCACCCAGCTGCGCTGCCGACTCGACGCCCACGTCGCCACGCTCACGCTCGACGCCCCGCCCGTCAACGCGCTCACCCGCGTGCTCAACGACGAGCTCACGCTCGCGCTCGACCGCATCTCCGAGATGGACGAGGTCCGCGTGGTGGTGCTCACCGGCGCGGGCAAGGTGTTCTGCGCCGGCGCCGACCTGAAGGGCCGCGCCGCGGTCATCAAGGGGCCGGGCGACCTGCCGGCGCATTCGCGGCGCACCCGCGAGTGCTTCCACGCGATCCGCGAATGCGCCAAGCCGGTGATCTGCGCCATCAACGGCGCGGCGCTCGGTTCGGGCCTGGCGATGGCGGCGTCGAGCGACATCCTGATCGCCTCGGAACGCGCCTCGCTCGGGCTGCCCGAGGTCGACGTCGGCCTGCTGGGGGGCTGCCGCCACGCGATGCGCCTGTTCGGCCATTCGCGCCTGCGCCGCATGATGCTCACCGGCCTGCGCGTGAGCGGCGCCGAGCTCTACCGGCTGGGCATCGTCGAGGCCTGCACCGCGCCGGAGGACCTGATGCCCACGGCCCTGGAGATGGCCGCCGTGATCGCCTCGAAAAGCCCGGTGTCCACGCGCCTGGGCAAGCACACGCTCAACGTGATCGAGGACATGAGCCTGCGCGACGGCTACCGCTACGAGCAGGACATGACCGCGATGATCGGCAGGACCGACGACGCGAAGGAGGCGCAGCGCGCCTTCGCCGAGAAGCGCGCGCCGGTGTTCACCGGGCGCTGA
- a CDS encoding tripartite tricarboxylate transporter substrate binding protein — MTPLRRLILATGLVLLSTAATAQAPAWPTRPVRIVVPFPAGGPVDQTARVLAAKMTGLLGQPVVIDNKGGAGGVLGADAVAKAPADGHTLLFSSTGALAIVPHLTANLPYKPQTDLRAVTQALRVPTVLVVAADSPYRTYADLSRAVRAAPDKLAYASAGSGTTTHLEVEMLKREDRLQLTHVPYRGAAPALTDLIGGQVALMMADVPVVLPFIQSGKLRALAVTSAVRLPVLGTVPTLAELGVGGMEVYDWYGMLAPARTPDAIVERLHRTVAEALASPELAKGFAEQGVTVVASPPDAFGRFIVSESERWGALAKAVGARLE, encoded by the coding sequence ATGACGCCCCTTCGCCGCCTGATCCTCGCCACCGGCCTCGTGCTGCTGTCCACCGCCGCGACGGCGCAGGCGCCGGCCTGGCCGACGCGGCCCGTGCGCATCGTCGTGCCGTTCCCGGCCGGCGGCCCGGTCGACCAGACCGCGCGCGTGCTGGCCGCGAAGATGACGGGGCTGCTGGGCCAGCCGGTGGTCATCGACAACAAGGGCGGGGCCGGCGGCGTGCTGGGCGCCGACGCGGTCGCCAAGGCGCCCGCGGACGGCCACACGCTGCTGTTCTCCTCGACCGGCGCGCTGGCCATCGTGCCGCACCTGACGGCGAACCTGCCCTACAAGCCGCAGACCGACCTGCGCGCGGTGACGCAGGCGCTGCGCGTGCCGACGGTGCTGGTGGTCGCGGCCGACTCGCCCTACAGGACCTACGCCGACCTGTCCAGGGCGGTGCGGGCCGCGCCCGACAAGCTGGCCTATGCGTCGGCCGGCAGCGGCACGACGACGCACCTGGAGGTCGAGATGCTCAAGCGCGAGGACCGGCTCCAGCTCACCCACGTGCCCTACCGTGGCGCGGCGCCGGCCCTGACCGACCTGATCGGCGGCCAGGTCGCGCTCATGATGGCCGACGTGCCCGTAGTGCTGCCCTTCATCCAGTCGGGCAAGCTGCGCGCGCTGGCGGTCACCAGCGCGGTGCGCCTGCCGGTGCTCGGCACGGTGCCGACCCTGGCCGAGCTGGGCGTGGGCGGCATGGAGGTCTACGACTGGTACGGCATGCTCGCGCCGGCCCGCACGCCGGACGCCATCGTCGAGCGGCTGCACCGCACCGTGGCCGAGGCACTGGCCTCGCCCGAGCTGGCCAAGGGCTTCGCGGAGCAGGGCGTCACGGTCGTCGCCAGCCCGCCGGACGCTTTCGGGCGCTTCATCGTCTCCGAATCGGAACGCTGGGGCGCGCTGGCCAAGGCGGTCGGCGCCCGGCTCGAATGA
- a CDS encoding class A beta-lactamase-related serine hydrolase produces MRLRFLPASLRRLPALLAFAGGLAAQAPASAQARPAAPAPVAASAPWQASLTTELARIALAEPDGAIGVHVRDLDTGLSVSRHLERPWYLASMVKVPVAIAVMRGIDAGHFRLDTPLTVRASDYVDGAGPTSGQPVGKPLTVRFLLDQMIVKSDNMATDMLIGLVGLAEVNALVDALVPDGFGRITTLGEVRRQVYGHLAPHAERLSGRDLILLHRQRTDAERLRLLSHLLETPVAQLRLPSLDAAYDAYYASGLNTGRLDAYGQLLALLAEGKALSPRSTAYLLKVMTRVTTGARRLKAGLPSDASFAHKTGTQRRRICDAGLIRVAPGDAGAERRVVVVACVRDVLPLERAEAALMQVGAALCRSGLVTHGVPDAPSCQAAALVRLPAGVVER; encoded by the coding sequence ATGCGTCTTCGATTCCTCCCGGCGTCGCTCCGGCGCCTGCCCGCCCTCCTCGCCTTCGCCGGAGGCCTCGCCGCGCAGGCGCCGGCATCGGCCCAGGCCCGGCCGGCGGCGCCGGCCCCGGTGGCGGCGTCCGCCCCCTGGCAGGCGAGCCTGACGACCGAACTCGCCAGGATCGCGCTCGCCGAGCCCGACGGCGCCATCGGCGTCCACGTGCGCGACCTCGACACGGGACTCTCGGTGTCGCGGCACCTCGAGCGGCCGTGGTACCTGGCCTCGATGGTCAAGGTGCCGGTCGCCATCGCGGTGATGCGCGGCATCGACGCGGGGCATTTCAGGCTCGACACGCCGCTGACGGTGCGCGCCTCCGACTACGTCGACGGCGCCGGCCCGACCAGCGGCCAGCCGGTGGGCAAGCCGCTGACGGTGCGCTTCCTGCTCGACCAGATGATCGTCAAGAGCGACAACATGGCCACCGACATGCTCATCGGGCTGGTCGGCCTGGCCGAGGTCAACGCGCTGGTCGACGCGCTGGTGCCCGACGGCTTCGGGCGCATCACCACGCTGGGCGAGGTGCGCCGGCAGGTCTACGGCCACCTCGCCCCCCACGCGGAGCGCCTGAGCGGGCGCGACCTGATCCTGCTGCACCGCCAGCGCACCGACGCCGAGCGGCTGCGGCTGCTGTCGCACCTGCTGGAGACGCCGGTGGCGCAGTTGCGGCTGCCCTCGCTCGACGCCGCCTACGACGCCTACTACGCGAGCGGGCTGAACACCGGGCGCCTCGACGCCTACGGCCAGCTGCTCGCGCTGCTGGCCGAGGGCAAGGCGCTGTCGCCCCGCTCCACCGCCTACCTCCTGAAGGTGATGACGCGGGTGACCACCGGCGCCCGTCGGCTGAAGGCCGGGCTGCCGTCCGACGCGAGCTTCGCCCACAAGACCGGCACGCAGCGCCGGCGCATCTGCGACGCTGGGCTGATCCGGGTGGCGCCAGGCGACGCGGGGGCCGAGCGGCGCGTCGTCGTCGTGGCCTGCGTGCGCGACGTGCTGCCGCTCGAACGGGCCGAGGCGGCGCTGATGCAGGTCGGCGCCGCGCTCTGCAGATCCGGTCTCGTCACGCATGGAGTCCCCGATGCACCGTCCTGCCAAGCTGCTGCGCTGGTTCGCCTTCCTGCTGGCGTCGTGGAGCGCTAG
- a CDS encoding class A beta-lactamase-related serine hydrolase: MHRPAKLLRWFAFLLASWSASAAWSADWDDALAREIDRIDRETPGALGVYVKRLKDGTAFAHGADRFWYLGSTVKVPIAIAVLQRVDEGGLKLSDRVTLQAGDRIEAGPLVWQKVGGTHTVDALLPRMLRDSDNTGANMLMRTAGEARVNELAKAAMGASAVDRITTLAQVRQDVYAELHPRARTLSNDQLVRIASAPMGPQRVEAVRRALNLKAADLQATTMDEAYARYYAKRLNAATLEGYGAMLEKLVRGQLLSAAGTRRMFDDMKLGIFTNYRLQAGLPRDVPFIHKTGTQHRTACHAGVIDPQDGGADAIVAVTCAADVDEQREAGRIFERVGRAITRTVLAERTARR, encoded by the coding sequence ATGCACCGTCCTGCCAAGCTGCTGCGCTGGTTCGCCTTCCTGCTGGCGTCGTGGAGCGCTAGCGCCGCCTGGAGCGCCGACTGGGACGACGCGCTCGCCCGCGAGATCGACCGCATCGACCGCGAGACGCCCGGCGCGCTCGGCGTCTACGTCAAGCGCCTGAAGGACGGCACCGCCTTCGCCCACGGCGCGGACCGCTTCTGGTACCTGGGCTCGACCGTCAAGGTGCCGATCGCCATCGCGGTCCTCCAGCGCGTGGACGAGGGGGGACTGAAGCTGTCCGACCGGGTGACGCTGCAGGCCGGCGACCGGATCGAGGCCGGGCCGCTGGTGTGGCAGAAGGTCGGCGGCACCCACACGGTCGACGCGCTGCTGCCGCGCATGCTGCGCGACAGCGACAACACCGGCGCCAACATGCTCATGCGCACCGCCGGCGAGGCGCGCGTGAACGAACTCGCGAAGGCGGCCATGGGCGCGTCGGCGGTCGACCGGATCACGACGCTGGCCCAGGTGCGCCAGGACGTCTATGCCGAACTCCATCCCCGCGCCCGCACGCTGAGCAACGACCAGCTGGTGCGCATCGCGTCGGCGCCGATGGGGCCGCAGCGGGTCGAGGCGGTGCGCCGCGCCCTGAACCTGAAGGCCGCCGACCTGCAGGCCACCACCATGGACGAGGCCTACGCGCGCTACTACGCGAAGCGGCTCAACGCGGCCACCCTCGAAGGCTACGGCGCCATGCTGGAGAAGCTGGTGCGCGGCCAGCTGCTGTCGGCGGCCGGCACCCGACGCATGTTCGACGACATGAAGCTCGGCATCTTCACCAACTACCGGCTGCAGGCCGGGCTGCCGCGCGACGTCCCGTTCATCCACAAGACCGGCACGCAGCACCGCACGGCCTGCCACGCCGGCGTGATCGACCCGCAGGACGGCGGCGCCGACGCCATCGTGGCCGTGACCTGCGCCGCCGACGTCGACGAGCAGCGAGAGGCCGGGCGGATCTTCGAGCGCGTCGGCCGGGCCATCACGCGCACGGTGCTCGCCGAGCGCACGGCCCGGCGCTGA